One Salvia splendens isolate huo1 chromosome 22, SspV2, whole genome shotgun sequence DNA segment encodes these proteins:
- the LOC121787829 gene encoding FKBP12-interacting protein of 37 kDa-like isoform X1 — MASRDHIDDEDDFGGDFAGENAARRSGTKRSFGDLDDDEDDIFGSKKANLKVEETAPGVATGMILSLRESLKNCQDELSRCQTNLEDAKSEIQQWRSSFQNESFIPQGATPEPRFVVSYLQTLRSSDESMREHIERAKKKEAAFIVTFAKREQEIAELKSALRELRAQLKPPSMQARRLLLDPAIHDEFTRLKNLVEEKDKKIKELQDNIAAVSFTPQSKMGKMLMAKCRTLQEENEEIGNQANEGKIHELAMKLALQKSQNVEVRNQLEGIVLFSLGLCKLMEKVTGDVDRSNELVVIMQDKLEEKEDEIRQLKLQLQDTAGNGKDQDNGCVEEEPEVAIDDDAKDEGPPSVEVETEN, encoded by the exons ATGGCGTCACGTGACCATATCGACGAT GAGGATGATTTCGGCGGCGATTTTGCTGGGGAAAATGCTGCTAGGCGTTCAG GAACTAAGAGAAGCTTTGGAGATCTTGACGATGACGAAGACGATATTTTTGGCTCAAAAAAG GCTAATCTAAAGGTGGAGGAAACTGCTCCTGGAGTAGCAACTGGGATGATTTTGTCTCTTCGTGAGAG TCTCAAGAACTGTCAAGATGAACTCTCGAGATGCCAG ACGAACCTTGAAGATGCTAAATCTGAGATTCAGCAGTGGCGCTCATCTTTCCAGAATGAGTCTTTCATACCCCAAGGCGCAACTCCTG AACCAAGATTTGTGGTCAGCTACCTCCAGACTCTGAGATCCTCTGATGAGTCTATGAGAGAGCAT ATTGAGAGAGCAAAGAAAAAAGAAGCTGCATTCATTGTGACATTTGCAAAAAGGGAGCAGGAGATAGCTGAGTTGAAG TCTGCTCTTAGAGAATTGAGAGCTCAGCTTAAACCACCATCAATGCAG GCAAGGAGATTGCTACTAGACCCAGCTATCCATGACGAGTTCACAAGATTAAAG AATTTGGTGGAAGAGAAGGACAAGAAAATTAAAGAGTTGCAAGATAATATTGCTGCTGTCAGTTTCACCCCACAAAGTAAAATGGGGAAGATGTTGATGGCCAAATGTAGGACTCTGCAGGAAGAGAATGAGGAAATTGGTAATCAAGCTAACGAAGGAAAG ATTCATGAGTTGGCAATGAAACTTGCTTTACAAAAATCTCAAAATGTGGAAGTCAGGAATCAACTTGAAG GCATTGTGTTGTTTTCCTTAGGATTGTGCAAACTAATGGAGAAAGTGACCGGGGATGTCGACAGATCAAATGAATTG GTGGTAATCATGCAAGATAAACTAGAGGAAAAGGAAGACGAAATTCGACAACTGAAGCTTCAGCTGCAGGACACTGCTGGCAATGGGAAAGACCAAGACAATGGCTGTGTAGAGGAAGAGCCAGAAGTAGCCATTGATGATGATGCTAAAGACGAGGGGCCGCCTTCTGTTGAAGTTGAAACTGAAAACTAA
- the LOC121787829 gene encoding FKBP12-interacting protein of 37 kDa-like isoform X2, with amino-acid sequence MASRDHIDDEDDFGGDFAGENAARRSGTKRSFGDLDDDEDDIFGSKKANLKVEETAPGVATGMILSLRESLKNCQDELSRCQTNLEDAKSEIQQWRSSFQNESFIPQGATPEPRFVVSYLQTLRSSDESMREHIERAKKKEAAFIVTFAKREQEIAELKSALRELRAQLKPPSMQARRLLLDPAIHDEFTRLKNLVEEKDKKIKELQDNIAAVSFTPQSKMGKMLMAKCRTLQEENEEIGNQANEGKIHELAMKLALQKSQNVEVRNQLEGLCKLMEKVTGDVDRSNELVVIMQDKLEEKEDEIRQLKLQLQDTAGNGKDQDNGCVEEEPEVAIDDDAKDEGPPSVEVETEN; translated from the exons ATGGCGTCACGTGACCATATCGACGAT GAGGATGATTTCGGCGGCGATTTTGCTGGGGAAAATGCTGCTAGGCGTTCAG GAACTAAGAGAAGCTTTGGAGATCTTGACGATGACGAAGACGATATTTTTGGCTCAAAAAAG GCTAATCTAAAGGTGGAGGAAACTGCTCCTGGAGTAGCAACTGGGATGATTTTGTCTCTTCGTGAGAG TCTCAAGAACTGTCAAGATGAACTCTCGAGATGCCAG ACGAACCTTGAAGATGCTAAATCTGAGATTCAGCAGTGGCGCTCATCTTTCCAGAATGAGTCTTTCATACCCCAAGGCGCAACTCCTG AACCAAGATTTGTGGTCAGCTACCTCCAGACTCTGAGATCCTCTGATGAGTCTATGAGAGAGCAT ATTGAGAGAGCAAAGAAAAAAGAAGCTGCATTCATTGTGACATTTGCAAAAAGGGAGCAGGAGATAGCTGAGTTGAAG TCTGCTCTTAGAGAATTGAGAGCTCAGCTTAAACCACCATCAATGCAG GCAAGGAGATTGCTACTAGACCCAGCTATCCATGACGAGTTCACAAGATTAAAG AATTTGGTGGAAGAGAAGGACAAGAAAATTAAAGAGTTGCAAGATAATATTGCTGCTGTCAGTTTCACCCCACAAAGTAAAATGGGGAAGATGTTGATGGCCAAATGTAGGACTCTGCAGGAAGAGAATGAGGAAATTGGTAATCAAGCTAACGAAGGAAAG ATTCATGAGTTGGCAATGAAACTTGCTTTACAAAAATCTCAAAATGTGGAAGTCAGGAATCAACTTGAAG GATTGTGCAAACTAATGGAGAAAGTGACCGGGGATGTCGACAGATCAAATGAATTG GTGGTAATCATGCAAGATAAACTAGAGGAAAAGGAAGACGAAATTCGACAACTGAAGCTTCAGCTGCAGGACACTGCTGGCAATGGGAAAGACCAAGACAATGGCTGTGTAGAGGAAGAGCCAGAAGTAGCCATTGATGATGATGCTAAAGACGAGGGGCCGCCTTCTGTTGAAGTTGAAACTGAAAACTAA